A DNA window from Pseudomonadota bacterium contains the following coding sequences:
- a CDS encoding ATP-NAD kinase family protein: MAFRLGLIVNPIAGMGGTVGLKGSDTPEIIARARSLGAEPQAPARAGQALAAIAAAKAPLELFVAPGEMGETEARAASFSHQVVGNPIDGDTVAEDSVRAAQAMADLPVDLILFAGGDGTARDLVRAIGGKVPVVGIPAGVKMHSAVYATNPRAAARMVLRYMQGGIAVRELEVMDIDEAAFREGAVSAKLYGYLNVPYLPDLVQGTKAGGVSRDRTALAGIAARITEAMEPGRLYILGPGTTMRAVADKIGVEKTLLGIDLVRDGAHIAADAGERDILAAMDGTVAIVVTPIGGQGHFFGRGNQQISAQIISRVGLEHITVAATMEKIASLRDNLLQVDTGDRALDAQLSGWRRVITGYYTDSVCRVST; this comes from the coding sequence GTGGCCTTCCGCCTCGGCCTGATCGTCAATCCTATCGCCGGGATGGGCGGCACCGTCGGCCTCAAGGGCAGCGATACACCTGAAATCATCGCCCGCGCCCGTAGCTTGGGCGCGGAACCGCAAGCACCGGCGCGCGCCGGCCAAGCGCTCGCCGCTATCGCCGCGGCAAAAGCACCGCTTGAGCTGTTTGTGGCGCCGGGCGAGATGGGCGAGACCGAGGCGCGAGCGGCCAGCTTCTCCCATCAAGTTGTCGGCAATCCCATAGATGGCGACACGGTGGCGGAAGACAGTGTGCGGGCAGCACAAGCGATGGCCGACCTGCCTGTTGATCTCATTCTGTTTGCCGGTGGCGACGGTACAGCGCGCGACTTGGTGCGCGCCATCGGCGGCAAGGTTCCGGTTGTCGGCATTCCCGCCGGGGTGAAAATGCATTCTGCTGTCTATGCCACCAACCCGCGTGCCGCCGCGCGCATGGTGCTGCGCTACATGCAAGGCGGTATTGCCGTTCGCGAGCTCGAAGTCATGGATATCGACGAAGCGGCGTTCCGCGAAGGCGCCGTTTCAGCCAAGCTATATGGTTATCTGAACGTGCCCTATTTGCCCGATCTGGTGCAGGGTACCAAGGCCGGCGGCGTCAGCCGCGACCGCACGGCCCTGGCCGGTATCGCCGCACGTATCACTGAGGCAATGGAGCCGGGGCGGCTCTATATCCTTGGCCCCGGTACCACCATGCGCGCCGTTGCCGATAAAATCGGTGTGGAGAAAACTCTGCTCGGTATCGATCTGGTGCGCGATGGCGCGCACATCGCTGCGGATGCTGGGGAGCGCGACATTCTCGCCGCTATGGATGGCACCGTTGCCATCGTCGTGACGCCGATCGGCGGGCAGGGGCATTTTTTTGGCCGCGGCAATCAGCAGATCAGCGCGCAGATAATCTCCCGTGTTGGTCTCGAGCACATCACCGTCGCCGCAACGATGGAGAAAATAGCCTCGCTCAGAGATAATCTATTGCAGGTCGATACCGGCGACCGCGCGCTCGATGCGCAGCTCTCGGGTTGGCGGCGGGTGATCACCGGCTACTATACGGACTCGGTGTGCAGGGTCTCGACATGA
- a CDS encoding ATP-binding cassette domain-containing protein: protein MTESENAQYPDGGSALAVENLHKSFGPLEVLKGVSATAGDGDVLSIIGASGSGKSTMLRCINLLEIPNAGRIWVGGELIRMKRAGRRGLVPENARQVDRIRSTVGMVFQGFNLWTHMTVMQNLTEAPLHVLKLPKAEARERAEALLERVGLTDKREHYPAHLSGGQQQRAAIARALAMEPQLMLFDEPTSALDPELVGEVLKVIRDIAEEGRTMILVTHEMAFAREVSTKVIFLHDGLVEEEGPPAQVFDAPRSERCRQFLAAGEF, encoded by the coding sequence ATGACAGAAAGCGAGAACGCGCAATATCCCGATGGCGGCAGCGCGCTCGCGGTCGAGAATCTGCACAAAAGCTTCGGTCCCCTCGAGGTACTGAAGGGCGTATCCGCCACCGCCGGTGACGGCGATGTGCTGTCCATCATCGGTGCCAGTGGCTCAGGTAAAAGCACCATGCTGCGCTGTATCAATCTTCTTGAAATCCCTAATGCCGGGCGCATCTGGGTCGGCGGTGAATTGATCCGCATGAAGCGAGCCGGGCGCAGGGGGCTGGTGCCCGAAAATGCCCGTCAGGTCGATCGCATCCGCTCAACCGTCGGCATGGTGTTCCAAGGTTTTAACCTATGGACGCATATGACGGTCATGCAGAATTTGACCGAAGCGCCGCTGCATGTCCTGAAATTACCCAAGGCCGAAGCGCGGGAGCGGGCCGAGGCACTCCTCGAGCGGGTCGGGCTGACCGACAAGCGTGAGCATTATCCAGCGCATCTCTCCGGAGGCCAGCAGCAACGCGCCGCCATCGCCCGGGCGCTGGCCATGGAGCCGCAATTGATGCTGTTTGATGAGCCAACATCGGCGCTCGATCCAGAACTGGTCGGCGAAGTGCTGAAAGTGATCCGCGATATCGCCGAGGAAGGCCGGACGATGATCCTGGTCACCCATGAAATGGCCTTCGCGCGCGAAGTTTCAACCAAGGTGATATTTTTGCATGACGGCTTGGTCGAGGAGGAGGGGCCGCCGGCTCAGGTCTTCGACGCGCCGCGCTCGGAGCGCTGCCGACAGTTTCTCGCGGCCGGGGAGTTTTAG
- a CDS encoding ABC transporter substrate-binding protein → MLTAIIVAAAVAISAGIAEAKDWNKLRVGVEGAYPPFSWMEPDGTLKGFDIDIALAVCEHMKAECELVPQDWDGIIPALLANKYDAIIASMSITEERKEKVAFSDKYYSTPAKFVRKKGSGIEISAAGLKGKSVGVQRATIHENFVKDNYGDIVDVKGYGTQDEAYLDFTAGRIDLLLADSVALDDGFLKTDAGKDAEFVGPGFSDPKWFGDGAGIAIRKGDTDLQNVLNEAIAAIRANGTYKKINDKYFEFDVFGG, encoded by the coding sequence CTGTTGACTGCCATCATTGTCGCCGCCGCAGTGGCGATATCGGCTGGTATCGCCGAAGCCAAGGATTGGAACAAACTCCGCGTCGGCGTTGAGGGTGCCTATCCGCCCTTTAGCTGGATGGAGCCGGACGGTACCCTGAAGGGCTTTGATATCGATATCGCGCTTGCCGTTTGCGAACATATGAAAGCAGAGTGCGAGTTGGTGCCGCAGGATTGGGATGGCATTATTCCCGCGCTCTTGGCCAATAAATACGACGCCATTATCGCCTCGATGTCGATCACCGAAGAGCGCAAAGAGAAGGTCGCCTTCAGCGATAAATACTATTCGACGCCGGCCAAGTTCGTCCGCAAGAAAGGCTCCGGCATCGAAATCTCAGCGGCGGGGCTCAAGGGTAAATCGGTCGGCGTGCAACGCGCCACCATCCATGAGAATTTCGTCAAGGACAATTACGGTGATATCGTCGACGTCAAAGGATATGGCACCCAGGACGAAGCGTATCTCGACTTCACCGCCGGTCGCATTGATCTCCTTCTCGCCGACAGCGTAGCGCTCGATGACGGCTTCCTGAAAACCGATGCCGGCAAGGATGCAGAATTCGTCGGCCCGGGCTTTTCCGATCCGAAATGGTTCGGTGACGGTGCCGGCATTGCCATCCGAAAAGGCGATACGGATTTGCAAAATGTGCTCAATGAAGCCATTGCCGCCATTCGCGCCAATGGCACCTATAAGAAAATCAACGATAAATATTTCGAGTTCGATGTCTTTGGTGGTTAG
- a CDS encoding ABC transporter permease, whose translation MIELHGYGPLLLDGAWLTLRVAFASVALGLVFGLLGASAKLSRSVFLRGAATAYTAIVRGLPELLLLLIIFYGGSLLVQSVWQELGGESYIEIKPFVAGTFTLAFVFGAYATEVFRGAILAVPKGQVEAAYAVGMTRLQMFRRVMLPQVWRFALPGLGNLWLVLLKDTSLISVINLNELMYAARAGAGKTHEPFTFFAAAALIYLSFTIVSMVVLQYSERRAQRGVRMG comes from the coding sequence GTGATCGAGCTGCACGGCTATGGGCCGTTGCTTTTGGATGGGGCGTGGCTGACGCTGCGGGTGGCTTTCGCGTCGGTTGCACTTGGCCTGGTTTTTGGACTTCTCGGCGCCAGCGCCAAACTATCGAGATCGGTGTTCCTGCGCGGTGCCGCCACGGCCTATACCGCGATCGTCCGCGGTCTGCCGGAATTACTGCTTCTGCTCATAATATTTTATGGCGGCAGCCTGTTGGTGCAGAGCGTTTGGCAAGAGCTGGGCGGTGAGTCCTATATAGAGATTAAGCCCTTCGTCGCCGGCACCTTTACCCTCGCCTTTGTGTTTGGCGCCTACGCCACCGAGGTTTTTCGCGGCGCCATTCTTGCGGTTCCCAAGGGCCAGGTGGAGGCCGCCTATGCGGTCGGCATGACACGCCTGCAAATGTTCCGCCGAGTTATGTTGCCACAAGTCTGGCGTTTTGCGCTTCCCGGTCTTGGCAATTTGTGGTTGGTCCTGCTCAAAGACACATCGTTGATTTCAGTCATCAATCTGAATGAGTTGATGTATGCCGCGCGCGCTGGCGCTGGAAAAACTCATGAGCCCTTCACCTTCTTCGCCGCCGCCGCATTGATTTACCTCTCCTTTACCATCGTTTCGATGGTCGTCCTGCAATATTCGGAACGCCGCGCGCAGCGCGGTGTGCGCATGGGTTAG
- a CDS encoding ABC transporter permease, with protein sequence MEFDVQLMVDSIPALLQGMGMTAQLVVLALAVGLCLAIPLALARTSRNPALWMPAYVFIFIFRGTPLLVQIFLVYYGLGQLEAVRESFLWPFFKEAYWCAIFTFSLNTSAYTAEILRGAIQAVPHGELEAARALGMPRWLVLRRITVPRAFRLALPAYGNEIILMLKGSALASTITLLDLTGVARVIVARTFAPYELFILAALMYLVLTLLIVRTLKYAEWRLSPHLRPPPHVN encoded by the coding sequence ATGGAATTTGATGTCCAACTGATGGTCGACAGCATCCCGGCGCTTCTCCAGGGCATGGGGATGACGGCACAGTTGGTTGTTTTGGCGCTGGCTGTTGGCTTGTGCCTAGCGATTCCCCTCGCGCTCGCCCGCACCTCCAGGAATCCCGCCCTATGGATGCCGGCGTATGTCTTCATCTTCATCTTTCGCGGCACGCCGCTTCTGGTGCAGATTTTTTTGGTCTATTACGGCTTGGGACAGTTAGAAGCAGTGCGCGAAAGCTTCTTGTGGCCATTTTTCAAGGAGGCTTACTGGTGCGCCATATTCACCTTCAGCCTTAATACGTCTGCCTACACGGCAGAGATATTGCGTGGCGCCATTCAGGCGGTGCCGCATGGTGAGTTAGAGGCAGCGCGCGCGCTCGGCATGCCGCGCTGGCTGGTGCTACGCCGCATCACCGTGCCGCGCGCCTTTCGCCTGGCCTTACCGGCCTATGGCAATGAGATCATCTTGATGCTGAAAGGCAGCGCGCTCGCCAGCACAATTACGCTGTTGGATTTGACCGGCGTCGCTCGCGTCATCGTTGCCCGCACCTTCGCACCCTATGAGTTATTTATTCTGGCGGCGCTGATGTATCTCGTTCTGACGCTGCTGATTGTTCGCACGCTGAAATATGCCGAGTGGCGCCTAAGCCCGCATCTCCGTCCGCCGCCGCATGTGAATTGA